The following proteins are co-located in the Equus caballus isolate H_3958 breed thoroughbred chromosome 15, TB-T2T, whole genome shotgun sequence genome:
- the BMP10 gene encoding bone morphogenetic protein 10, protein MGSLALELCALFCLVAHLVSGSPIMSLERSPLEEDMPLFDDVFSEQDGVDFNTLLQSMKNEFLKTLNLSDIPMQDSAKVDPPEYMLELYNKFATDRTSMPSANIIRSFKNEDLFSQPASFNGLRKYPLFFNVSIPHHEEVIMAELRLYTLVQRDRIIYDGVDRKITIYEVLESKGDNEGERTMLVLVSGEIYGTNSEWETFDVTNAIRHWQKSGLSTHQLEVHIESRQDEAEDAGRGQLEIDTSAENKHDPLLVVFSDDQSSEKEGKEELTEMIAHEQLLELDNLGLEGFSSGPGEEALLQMRSNIIYDSTARIRRNAKGNYCKRTPLYIDFKEIGWDSWIIAPPGYEAYECRGVCNYPLAEHLTPTKHAIIQALVHLKNSQKASKACCVPTKLEPISILYLDKGVVTYKFKYEGMAVSECGCR, encoded by the exons ATGGGTTCTCTGGCCTTAGAGCTGTGCGCTCTCTTCTGCCTGGTGGCTCACTTGGTTTCTGGCAGCCCCATCATGAGCCTGGAGCGGTCGCCTCTGGAAGAAGATATGCCCCTGTTCGATGATGTCTTCTCAGAGCAAGATGGTGTTGACTTCAACACATTGCTGCAGAGCATGAAAAATGAATTTCTCAAGACATTGAACCTGTCTGACATCCCTATGCAGGATTCAGCCAAGGTTGACCCGCCAGAGTACATGTTGGAACTCTACAACAAATTTGCAACCGATCGGACCTCCATGCCGTCTGCCAACATCATTAGGAGTTTCAAGAATGAAG ATCTGTTTTCCCAACCAGCCAGTTTTAATGGGCTCCGAAAATACCCTCTCTTCTTCAATGTGTCCATCCCTCACCACGAAGAGGTCATCATGGCTGAACTCAGGTTGTACACGCTGGTGCAAAGAGATCGCATAATATATGATGGAGTAGACCGGAAAATTACCATTTATGAAGTACTAGAGAGCAAAGGGGACAATGAGGGTGAAAGGACCATGCTGGTCTTGGTGTCAGGGGAGATCTATGGAACCAACAGTGAGTGGGAGACTTTTGATGTTACCAATGCCATCAGACATTGGCAAAAGTCAGGCTTATCCACCCACCAGCTGGAGGTCCACATCGAGAGCAGACAGGATGAAGCTGAGGACGCTGGCAGAGGACAACTAGAAATAGACACCAGTGCCGAGAATAAGCATGACCCTTTGCTTGTCGTGTTTTCTGATGACCAAAGCAgtgagaaggaggggaaggaggaactgACTGAAATGATCGCCCATGAGCAACTTCTGGAGTTGGACAACCTGGGCCTGGAGGGTTTTTCCAGTGGACCTGGGGAAGAGGCATTGCTGCAGATGAGGTCAAACATCATTTATGACTCCACTGCCCGCATCAGAAGAAATGCCAAAGGAAACTACTGCAAGAGGACCCCACTCTACATCGACTTCAAGGAGATTGGCTGGGACTCTTGGATCATTGCTCCGCCTGGATACGAAGCCTACGAATGCCGTGGTGTTTGCAACTACCCCCTGGCAGAGCATCTCACACCCACAAAGCATGCAATTATCCAGGCCTTGGTCCATCTCAAGAATTCCCAGAAGGCTTCCAAAGCCTGCTGTGTGCCCACCAAGCTAGAGCCCATCTCCATCCTCTATTTAGACAAAGGTGTCGTCACCTACAAGTTTAAATATGAAGGCATGGCCGTCTCTGAATGTGGCTGTAGATAG